The proteins below are encoded in one region of Anaerolineae bacterium:
- a CDS encoding Aminoglycoside N3'-acetyltransferase — translation MKALSRRSLLEALYAIGLQRGDGVMVHSALHFLGRPEGGAEMILHVLAETLGVDLEDPSPEASQGTLVVPTFNFAFARGEPFDLQTTPSVGMGTFSELVRQHHLARRTPHPLQSVAVIGRYASDLAGRHTPGAFDPESAFERMIELDFKILLLGADVQAISLLHYAEQRVGVPYRYWKEFRGQVRLSDRWEDRTYRMYVRDLDLDPRIDLHPVQHRLEEQGKWLSYPLNYGSISVCRMKDFVQMVEDFLTADPWGLVTNRPANSIVE, via the coding sequence GTGAAAGCGTTATCCCGCCGCTCGTTGTTAGAAGCACTTTATGCAATCGGTTTGCAGCGCGGTGATGGGGTGATGGTGCATTCGGCGCTGCATTTTCTCGGCAGGCCCGAGGGAGGGGCAGAGATGATCCTGCACGTCCTTGCGGAAACCCTGGGGGTCGATCTGGAAGATCCTTCCCCCGAAGCCTCTCAGGGGACGCTGGTGGTGCCCACGTTCAACTTTGCGTTTGCGCGCGGCGAGCCCTTTGACCTCCAGACGACGCCGTCTGTCGGCATGGGGACATTCTCCGAACTGGTGCGCCAGCATCATCTTGCCCGGCGTACCCCTCACCCGCTGCAATCCGTCGCTGTCATTGGTCGCTATGCTTCTGACCTTGCCGGTCGTCATACGCCTGGCGCCTTTGACCCCGAGTCGGCGTTCGAGCGGATGATCGAGCTGGATTTCAAAATTCTGCTGCTCGGCGCCGATGTGCAGGCGATTTCGTTATTACATTATGCCGAACAGCGGGTGGGAGTGCCTTATCGCTATTGGAAAGAGTTTCGCGGCCAGGTGCGCCTGAGCGATCGCTGGGAAGACCGGACTTACCGGATGTATGTCCGAGACCTGGATCTGGACCCCCGCATTGATCTGCATCCCGTCCAACATCGCCTGGAGGAACAGGGCAAATGGTTGAGCTATCCTCTCAATTACGGCTCGATTTCCGTTTGTCGAATGAAGGATTTC